One genomic segment of Pseudomonas fortuita includes these proteins:
- the dxs gene encoding 1-deoxy-D-xylulose-5-phosphate synthase has translation MPTTFQEIPRERPVTPLLDRADTPVGLRRLAEADLETLADELRQELLYTVGQTGGHFGAGLGVIELTIALHYVFDTPDDRLVWDVGHQAYPHKILTGRRNRMLSLRQKDGIAAFPRRSESEYDTFGVGHSSTSISAALGMAIAARLQNSARKSIAVIGDGALTAGMAFEALNHAQEVNADMLVILNDNDMSISRNVGGLSNYLAKILSSRTYASMREGSKKVLSRLPGAWEIARRTEEYAKGMLVPGTLFEELGWNYIGPIDGHDLPTMIATLRNMRDLKGPQFLHVVTKKGKGFAPAEVDPIGYHAITKLEPADKPAAPKTVSGPKYSAVFGQWLCDMAAADNRLVGITPAMKEGSDLVDFSERYPERYFDVAIAEQHAVTLAAGMACEGSKPVVAIYSTFLQRAYDQLIHDVAVQNLDVLFAIDRAGLVGEDGPTHAGSYDLSYLRCIPGMLVMTPSDENELRKMLSTGHLYNGPAAVRYPRGTGPNAPISGDLDPLEIGKGVVRRQGEKVALLVFGVQLTEAMQVAEQINATVVDMRFVKPLDEALVLELAGSHALLVTIEENAIMGGAGAAVGEFLASQAVLKPLLHLGLPDIYVEHAKPAQMLAECGLDAAGIEASVKARMARLGL, from the coding sequence ATGCCCACGACGTTTCAAGAGATCCCCCGCGAACGCCCGGTCACGCCGTTGCTCGACCGCGCTGACACGCCTGTCGGCCTGCGCCGGTTGGCCGAAGCCGACCTGGAGACCCTGGCCGACGAACTGCGCCAGGAACTGCTCTACACCGTGGGTCAGACCGGTGGGCATTTTGGTGCCGGTCTGGGCGTGATCGAGCTGACCATCGCCCTGCACTACGTGTTCGACACCCCGGACGACCGGCTGGTGTGGGACGTGGGCCACCAGGCCTACCCGCACAAAATCCTCACCGGGCGCCGTAACCGCATGCTCAGCCTGCGCCAGAAGGACGGCATCGCCGCCTTCCCGCGCCGCAGCGAAAGCGAGTACGACACCTTTGGCGTCGGCCACTCCAGCACCTCGATCAGCGCCGCATTGGGCATGGCCATTGCCGCCCGTCTGCAGAACAGCGCACGCAAGTCGATCGCGGTGATCGGCGACGGTGCGCTGACTGCCGGCATGGCCTTCGAGGCGTTGAACCACGCCCAGGAAGTCAACGCCGACATGCTGGTGATCCTCAACGACAACGACATGTCGATTTCGCGCAATGTCGGCGGCCTGTCCAACTACCTGGCCAAGATTCTCTCCAGCCGCACCTACGCGAGCATGCGCGAAGGCAGCAAGAAAGTGCTGTCGCGCCTGCCGGGCGCCTGGGAAATCGCCCGCCGCACCGAGGAATACGCCAAAGGCATGCTGGTGCCGGGTACGCTGTTCGAAGAGCTGGGCTGGAACTACATCGGCCCGATCGACGGCCATGACCTGCCGACCATGATCGCCACCCTGCGCAACATGCGTGACCTGAAGGGCCCGCAGTTCCTGCATGTGGTGACCAAAAAGGGCAAGGGCTTCGCCCCGGCCGAGGTCGATCCGATCGGCTACCACGCCATCACCAAGCTGGAGCCGGCCGACAAGCCTGCCGCGCCGAAGACCGTCAGCGGCCCGAAATACTCCGCCGTGTTCGGCCAGTGGCTGTGCGACATGGCCGCTGCCGACAACCGCCTTGTGGGTATTACCCCGGCGATGAAGGAAGGCTCGGACCTGGTCGACTTCAGCGAGCGTTACCCGGAGCGCTACTTCGACGTGGCGATCGCCGAGCAACACGCCGTGACCTTGGCAGCCGGCATGGCCTGCGAAGGGAGCAAGCCGGTGGTGGCGATCTACTCCACCTTCCTGCAGCGTGCCTACGACCAGCTGATCCACGATGTAGCGGTGCAGAACCTCGACGTGCTGTTCGCCATCGACCGCGCCGGCCTGGTTGGCGAAGACGGCCCGACCCACGCAGGCAGCTACGACCTGTCTTACCTGCGCTGCATCCCGGGCATGCTGGTGATGACCCCGAGCGACGAAAACGAGCTGCGCAAGATGCTCAGCACCGGACACCTGTACAACGGCCCGGCAGCCGTGCGCTACCCGCGCGGTACCGGCCCGAATGCGCCGATCAGTGGCGATCTGGACCCACTGGAAATCGGCAAAGGCGTGGTTCGCCGCCAAGGCGAGAAAGTCGCCCTGCTGGTGTTCGGCGTGCAGCTGACCGAGGCCATGCAGGTGGCCGAGCAGATCAACGCCACGGTGGTCGACATGCGCTTCGTCAAGCCGCTGGACGAAGCCTTGGTGCTTGAACTGGCTGGCAGCCACGCGCTGCTGGTAACCATTGAAGAGAACGCCATCATGGGTGGCGCGGGTGCAGCGGTGGGCGAGTTCCTTGCCAGCCAGGCAGTGCTCAAGCCGCTGCTGCACCTGGGCTTGCCCGACATCTACGTCGAGCATGCCAAGCCTGCGCAGATGCTGGCTGAGTGCGGGCTGGATGCGGCCGGGATCGAAGCTTCGGTAAAAGCCCGCATGGCCAGGCTCGGCCTGTAA
- the ispA gene encoding (2E,6E)-farnesyl diphosphate synthase has protein sequence MIGTYQASCQARVDAALERLFVAPSKELERLYAAMRYSVMNGGKRVRPLLAYAACEALGAPAEQANGAACAVELIHAYSLVHDDLPAMDDDDLRRGQPTTHKAFDEACAILAGDGLQSLAFSALLDPGLSPQADSVRLTMVQALAKAAGPAGMVGGQAIDLGSVGLKLDQQALEFMHRHKTGALIEASVRLGALASARAEQAQLDALQVYAQAIGLAFQVQDDILDVESDTATLGKRQGADIARDKPTYPALLGLEAAKAYATELRDQALVALQGFGETAEPLRALARYIVERRN, from the coding sequence ATGATCGGCACCTACCAGGCCAGCTGCCAGGCGCGGGTCGACGCTGCCCTCGAACGGCTGTTCGTTGCCCCGTCCAAAGAGCTGGAACGCCTTTACGCCGCCATGCGCTACAGCGTGATGAACGGCGGCAAGCGCGTACGCCCGCTGCTGGCCTACGCGGCCTGCGAAGCCTTGGGCGCCCCGGCCGAACAGGCCAACGGCGCGGCCTGCGCGGTCGAACTGATCCACGCCTACTCGCTGGTGCATGACGACCTGCCAGCCATGGACGATGACGACCTGCGTCGCGGCCAACCCACTACCCACAAAGCGTTCGACGAAGCCTGCGCCATCCTGGCGGGCGACGGTTTGCAGAGCCTGGCGTTCAGTGCCCTGCTCGACCCGGGCCTCAGCCCGCAGGCCGACAGCGTACGCCTGACCATGGTCCAGGCCCTGGCCAAGGCCGCCGGCCCGGCAGGCATGGTCGGCGGCCAGGCCATCGACCTCGGTTCGGTAGGCCTGAAGCTGGACCAGCAGGCACTGGAGTTCATGCACCGGCACAAGACCGGCGCACTGATCGAGGCCAGCGTACGCCTCGGCGCCCTGGCCAGTGCCCGTGCCGAACAGGCGCAGCTGGATGCCTTGCAGGTGTATGCACAGGCCATTGGCCTGGCATTCCAGGTGCAGGACGACATCCTCGATGTGGAAAGCGACACCGCCACCCTGGGCAAACGCCAGGGTGCCGACATAGCACGTGACAAACCGACCTACCCGGCCCTGCTGGGCCTGGAAGCGGCCAAGGCCTACGCAACCGAACTGCGCGACCAGGCGCTGGTCGCACTACAAGGGTTCGGGGAAACGGCCGAGCCGCTGCGGGCCTTGGCCCGCTACATCGTCGAACGCCGTAACTGA
- a CDS encoding exodeoxyribonuclease VII small subunit — protein sequence MARKKASLDFEQSLADLQALVERLENGELSLEESLAAFEQGIALTRDCQGALAQAEQKVQILLERDGELAAQPFDAEPEA from the coding sequence ATGGCCCGCAAAAAAGCCTCCCTCGATTTCGAGCAATCCCTCGCAGACCTGCAAGCACTGGTCGAGCGCCTGGAGAACGGCGAGTTGTCGCTGGAAGAGTCGCTGGCCGCCTTCGAGCAAGGCATCGCCCTGACCCGTGATTGCCAGGGTGCACTGGCCCAGGCCGAACAGAAGGTGCAGATCCTGCTGGAACGCGACGGCGAACTGGCCGCGCAGCCCTTCGACGCGGAGCCGGAAGCATGA
- the ribB gene encoding 3,4-dihydroxy-2-butanone-4-phosphate synthase translates to MSTQHHSKFPNVSAAIAAFQAGRPVLLLDDDDREDEADIIAAAENITLQTMAMMIRDCSGIVCLCLDEATVDALQLAPMVQNNQARHGTGFTVTIEAAEGITTGVSAQDRITTIGAALRSSAEQRHIVSPGHVFPLRARNGGVLTRRGHTEGSVDLARLAGLRPAAVLCELMNPDGSMARGEQVAVYARQYNLPVLTIEELARYREAMLEREAELA, encoded by the coding sequence ATGTCCACCCAGCACCACTCGAAGTTCCCCAATGTTTCCGCCGCCATCGCCGCCTTCCAGGCCGGGCGCCCTGTATTGTTGCTCGACGATGACGACCGCGAGGACGAAGCGGACATCATTGCCGCTGCCGAAAACATTACGCTGCAGACCATGGCCATGATGATTCGCGACTGCAGCGGCATCGTCTGCCTGTGCCTGGACGAAGCCACCGTCGACGCACTGCAACTGGCGCCAATGGTGCAGAACAACCAGGCCCGCCACGGCACCGGCTTCACCGTTACCATCGAGGCGGCAGAAGGCATCACCACCGGGGTTTCTGCCCAGGACCGCATCACCACCATTGGCGCGGCACTGCGCTCCAGCGCCGAACAGCGCCATATCGTCAGCCCGGGGCATGTGTTCCCGCTGCGCGCCCGCAATGGCGGGGTGCTGACCCGCCGTGGGCACACCGAAGGCTCGGTGGACCTGGCGCGCCTGGCCGGCCTGCGCCCGGCGGCAGTGCTGTGCGAGCTGATGAACCCCGATGGCAGCATGGCGCGTGGCGAGCAGGTGGCGGTTTATGCGCGGCAGTACAACTTGCCGGTGCTGACCATCGAGGAGCTGGCGCGGTACCGCGAGGCGATGCTGGAACGGGAAGCAGAGCTGGCCTGA
- a CDS encoding zeta toxin family protein produces MTTLYPYTAADLDKVFASLEPLWFDKKRYASGLDSNPNPSILIVAGAQGSGKTYLLDNHLLPSGRYDDFVRLYLPSFRELHPHYAAMQEKGVLHVYEHTEPFIWALCEKVFNHAFDNRYNIIMECALDDLRFADFPAQAVEAGYRFEVHLIACQKEFSHWATLDRGIKSIGANEPERFMPLSVIEGSQANARAILDAFENACIKVQDSEITLYQRGIETGMDSQVLCSSRCEAVDNLTPQPDFKGKPFFTAAQLNPSFEIRRTPAANAPCSYPQYSQVVHTGMLEEDTRQQMVRLCCKTLDRAQTEMPRVPADVFHQLSMYVLKYIYP; encoded by the coding sequence ATGACCACACTCTACCCCTACACTGCCGCCGATCTTGACAAGGTATTTGCTTCGCTTGAGCCGCTCTGGTTCGATAAAAAACGCTACGCCTCGGGCCTGGACAGCAACCCCAACCCCAGCATCTTGATCGTGGCCGGGGCCCAAGGCTCCGGCAAGACTTACCTGCTGGACAACCACCTGCTGCCAAGCGGGCGCTATGATGACTTTGTGCGACTGTACTTGCCCTCGTTTCGCGAACTGCATCCGCATTACGCGGCCATGCAGGAAAAGGGCGTGCTGCATGTCTACGAACACACCGAGCCATTCATCTGGGCCTTGTGTGAAAAGGTTTTCAACCATGCCTTTGATAATCGATACAACATCATCATGGAATGCGCGCTCGATGATCTTCGTTTCGCCGATTTCCCCGCGCAAGCCGTAGAGGCTGGTTATCGATTCGAAGTGCACCTGATTGCGTGCCAAAAGGAGTTCAGCCATTGGGCGACCCTCGACCGGGGCATCAAAAGCATCGGCGCAAACGAGCCCGAACGGTTCATGCCACTGTCGGTGATTGAGGGTTCGCAAGCCAATGCCCGGGCTATCCTGGACGCCTTCGAAAATGCCTGCATAAAAGTGCAAGACTCTGAAATCACGTTGTATCAACGCGGAATCGAGACGGGCATGGACAGCCAGGTGCTATGCTCCAGCCGCTGCGAAGCCGTTGATAACCTGACGCCTCAGCCAGATTTCAAGGGGAAGCCGTTCTTTACCGCTGCGCAGTTGAACCCGTCATTCGAAATTCGCCGAACCCCTGCGGCCAACGCGCCATGTTCCTATCCGCAATATTCCCAGGTTGTGCATACCGGCATGCTTGAGGAGGACACGCGACAGCAGATGGTCCGCTTGTGTTGCAAGACGCTCGATCGGGCACAGACGGAAATGCCGCGCGTGCCCGCAGACGTGTTCCACCAGTTGAGTATGTATGTGCTCAAGTACATCTACCCTTGA
- a CDS encoding alpha/beta hydrolase, translated as MSKMILTLALALALATPVALAQPERNQKMDTSLLQRQDLAYRFSQLDLDSADGQRHYRLWIGTPNRPAPAAGYPVLWMLDGNAALGALDSDLLNKLAKGQAPLLVAVGYQSEQRIERASRTYDYTPAIAGLTEQRDPLTGQPSGGVDVFFDLLTRHMRPMVAKVAPINLQRQTLWGHSYGGLAVLHALFTRPEAFSDYAAASPSLWWHDGAIVREAQGLQQRLGNKRRQLLLMRGDEEPSSPRGPMKGDVERPARELAASLAEVPGMEVHFERFNGLGHGAMLPASLRLVLEQMTH; from the coding sequence ATGAGCAAGATGATCCTGACGCTGGCTTTGGCACTGGCCCTTGCAACCCCCGTGGCCCTGGCGCAGCCCGAGCGAAACCAGAAGATGGACACCTCGCTGCTGCAACGTCAGGACCTGGCCTACCGCTTCAGCCAGCTCGACCTTGACTCGGCCGATGGCCAGCGTCATTACCGTTTGTGGATCGGCACGCCGAACCGCCCGGCACCTGCCGCAGGCTACCCGGTGCTGTGGATGCTCGACGGCAATGCCGCCCTGGGCGCCCTGGACAGCGACCTGCTGAATAAGCTCGCCAAGGGCCAGGCGCCGCTGTTGGTGGCGGTGGGGTACCAATCCGAGCAGCGCATCGAGCGGGCCAGCCGCACCTACGACTACACCCCGGCGATTGCTGGGCTGACAGAACAGCGCGATCCGCTGACCGGCCAGCCCAGCGGTGGCGTGGATGTGTTTTTCGATCTGTTGACCCGCCACATGCGGCCGATGGTGGCCAAGGTGGCACCTATCAACCTGCAGCGCCAGACGCTATGGGGGCATTCATATGGGGGGCTGGCAGTGTTGCATGCGCTGTTCACTCGGCCTGAAGCCTTCAGTGATTACGCGGCGGCCAGCCCTTCATTGTGGTGGCATGACGGCGCGATCGTTCGCGAGGCGCAGGGGCTACAGCAGCGATTGGGTAACAAGCGACGACAGTTGCTGCTGATGCGCGGCGATGAAGAGCCGTCGAGCCCTCGGGGGCCGATGAAAGGCGATGTGGAACGGCCGGCGCGGGAGCTGGCGGCATCCCTGGCCGAAGTGCCAGGGATGGAGGTGCACTTTGAACGGTTCAATGGACTGGGGCATGGCGCCATGCTGCCAGCCTCACTGCGCCTGGTCTTGGAGCAGATGACGCATTAG